The window CGCCAACCAGCACCCGTCGGAGGACCCCTGTGCGCTCTGGGAGTGGGAGCAGCGGGTCGTCGACGGTCACCCCTTTCACCCCAACTGCCGCTCCAGGCCGGGGTTCTCGGTGGCCGAGCAGCTCGCCTACGCGCCGGAGCACCGGCCGGTGGTCGAGCTGCGGACGGTCGCCGTCCGGGAGGACGACTGCCGGGTGACGGGCGAGTGGCCGTACCGGGAGGCGGGGCGCGTGCTCATCCCCGTCCATCCGTGGCAGGCGCGGCATGTGCTGAAGGACGAGAAGACCCTCGGGGACGGTATGGCCGCGCACCCCCTGATGTCCCTGCGCACCCTGGCCGTGCCGGGCGGGCCGCACCTCAAGACCGCGCTCAGCGCCCGGCTGACCTCGTCCGTGCGGGACATCTCGGTGTACTCGATCACGTCGGCGGCGACGGTGTCGGCGTTCATGGAGTCGATGGCCGGGCGCCTGGACGGCCTGCTCCACATCACCCGGACTCTTGGGGCCGTCACCGCCAACACACCTGATCTGGCCGCGGTTTCGCGTGAGTCGCCGGATGTGTACGCGCGGACGGGCGAACAGGTCGTCCCTGTCGCGTCGCTCGCCGCGGACGTCCGTCCCCGGTCCGCGGACTGGCTGGCGCAGTTCAGCCGGCTCGCGCTCACGGTGGGGCTGCGTCTGCTCGATCTGGGGGTGGCCCTGGAGGCGCACGGCCAGAACCTGCTCGTGGTGCTCTCCCCCGCCGGTGCCCCGGTGCGGCTGGTCTACCGCGACCTGGCGGACATCCGGATCAGCCCGGCCCGGCTGGCCCGACACGGCATCCCGGCACCCGATCTGACGGGCCGTATCGTCACCGACGACGAGTCCGTCCTGCGTAGCAAGCTCTTCGGCTCGCTCGTCGCGGGCACCCTCGCGGCCACGGCCGGTTCGGCGTCCGCGCTGCGCGAGGCACTGTCCGCGGCGGTACGGGACCTGCCGCGCACCCCCGACCTCACGGCGCTCCTCGAAGAGCCCCTGCCCGCCAAGGCGTTGACCCTGATGCGGCTGTCGCCCGAGCGGCCCGGCGACATCTGGGCCCGGCTGCCCAACCCGCTCGCCGACCCACCGTCGGGCCGGTCCACGGGTCGGTCTTCGGGCCAGCCGTTCTGACGTGCGGCAGCTGTGATCGACAGGATCCGGCGCACTCGTTTTGAAGCGTGGCGCCTTTGCTCCGTAGGATCCGGCGATGATCACAAGAAAACGGCTGGCGGCGGGTACCTGCGCCCTGCTCGCCGCCCTGACGGCCGGGATCGCCCTGCCGGCCGGAGCCGTCGCCGACGAACCCACGGGTGCCGCGCCCAAGGTGAACCTCGTCCTCGACGTCAGCGGTTCGATGCGGGCGCGGGACATCGACGGCCAGACCCGGATGGCGGCGGCGAAGCAGGCCTTCAACGAGGTCCTCGACGCGACTCCCGAGGAGGTCCGGCTGGGCATACGGACACTCGGCGCCAACTACCGCGGCGACGACCGCAAAACGGGCTGCAAGGACACCGAACAGCTCTACCCCGTCGGGCCGTTGGACCGCACCGAGGCGAAGACGGCGGTCGCGACCCTGTCGCCCACCGGCTGGACCCCGATCGGCCCCGCGCTCCTCAAGGCGGCCGACGACCTGGAGGGCGGTGAGGGCTCCCGCCGTATCGTCCTCATCAGCGACGGCGAGGACACCTGCGCCCCGCTGGACCCGTGCGAGGTGGCGCGGGAGATCGCCGCCAAGGGGATCGGCCTCACCATCGACACCCTCGGACTGGTGCCGAACACCAAGATGCGGCAGCAGCTCAGCTGCATCGCGGAGGCCACCGGCGGAACGTACACGTCGGTCGAGCACACCGACGAACTCACCGACAAGGTCAACCAGTTGGTCGACCGGGCCGCCGATCCGGTGGTGACGCCGGTCGCGGTGGAAGGGGCCGACGCCTGCGCGAAGGCTCCCGCGGTCAAGTCCGGGCTCTACACCGACCGTGAGGAGTTCGGGCAGCACCGCTGGTACCGCGTGGACGTCCCGGCCGGCTCCGAACTGCGCGCCTCGGTGAGCGTCGCGGCCGACCGCCGGGTCGACCGGGACTACGGCGTGACGCTGCGGGCGGTCACCTCGCACGGGCGTGAGATCGTACGCGGCGAGTCGACCGGCGACGGACGGACCGACGTCATGTCGGCCGGACTGCGCCACCCCAGTGCGGAGAGCGACGACGACTCCGGTGACGAGGCCGCCACGGAGACCGTGTGTCTCCAGGTCGCCAACTCCTTCTCAGCGGCCCCCGGAGTGAAGACCACACCCGGCCTGCCGCTCGAACTGACCGTGGATGTCGTGGACGGGCCCGGCACATCGAGCGACGTGGCCTCCTTCGGCCTCGGGCGCGGCTGGTGGCTGCTGGGCGCCCTGGTGCTCACCGGCTTCCTCGCGGGTGTGCTGTGGGGCTGGGTCTCGCGCTGGCGGATCACGGTCTGGAGGACCAACTGATGCGTGCCAACCGTATGTCGAGCGCCGTCGGCGCCAGAGGTGTCGCCCGCGCGATCGGTGCGGGGTTGCTGCTGCTCGGGGTCTCGGTGACCCCCGCGACCGCCGACTCCTCCCCCTCCGCGAGCCCTTCGGACGACGACTCGGCGCCCACCTCGGCGGGTACGTCCTTCCGTACGGCGGCGGAGGTCGACCAGGGGCAGCGGGCGACCGCGAGCGCCTCCACGGGCGACTACCTCTACTGGTCGTTCCCCGCCGACGCCGGGCAGCGGCCCACCGTGAAGGCGAAGGTGAAGCTGCCGGACGCGCACGCCTCCGCGACCTGGCAGATCGACGTGTACGACGGGCTGCGGCGTCGACAGGCGTGCCAGTACGGGGCGCAGACGCGGACGGCCGCCCAGGAGGCCGCGTCCGTGGACCTGTCCTGCACCCTGCGCACGGTCCGCGCCTGGTCGGAGCCGTGGGCCGACGACCCGCTGCCCGGCACGTACTACGTCCGGCTGACGACCGTCGGCCTGGAGGCGGCCGACCTCGGACTGCCGGTGGACGCCGAGGTGCGGGTCGACTCGAAGGACATGGGCGGGGCGGCGGCGGTCGACGGCTCGCTGGCCGAGCCACTGGTCCCGGGCATCGCGGTGACGGCGAAGGAGGACGAGGAGTCCGACACGCCTGCCGCCGTGCTGTCCAGCATCGAGCCCGATGACGGGTGGGCGTCCGGGTGGTGGTCCGACCGTTGGGTGTGGACCGGGATCGGGGGCGTGCTGGCCGCGCTCGCGGGAGTCGGCGGGTACACGCTGACGCGGGGGCCCGGGCGGCCCTCA of the Streptomyces aurantiacus genome contains:
- a CDS encoding IucA/IucC family protein gives rise to the protein MSGVVPGRDESLTLGAPVHPARTPAETETALAAELRTVRPALVSPYTAELPGARAAVLSRLWRGLAHEPLPWVTRRAGDLDGLVLLLADGRRLRGPRPDPYATAVTVTQVELDGVVYDHPAALMTALGLPHGGPFAAELAHSAASLALSRANQHPSEDPCALWEWEQRVVDGHPFHPNCRSRPGFSVAEQLAYAPEHRPVVELRTVAVREDDCRVTGEWPYREAGRVLIPVHPWQARHVLKDEKTLGDGMAAHPLMSLRTLAVPGGPHLKTALSARLTSSVRDISVYSITSAATVSAFMESMAGRLDGLLHITRTLGAVTANTPDLAAVSRESPDVYARTGEQVVPVASLAADVRPRSADWLAQFSRLALTVGLRLLDLGVALEAHGQNLLVVLSPAGAPVRLVYRDLADIRISPARLARHGIPAPDLTGRIVTDDESVLRSKLFGSLVAGTLAATAGSASALREALSAAVRDLPRTPDLTALLEEPLPAKALTLMRLSPERPGDIWARLPNPLADPPSGRSTGRSSGQPF
- a CDS encoding VWA domain-containing protein; this encodes MITRKRLAAGTCALLAALTAGIALPAGAVADEPTGAAPKVNLVLDVSGSMRARDIDGQTRMAAAKQAFNEVLDATPEEVRLGIRTLGANYRGDDRKTGCKDTEQLYPVGPLDRTEAKTAVATLSPTGWTPIGPALLKAADDLEGGEGSRRIVLISDGEDTCAPLDPCEVAREIAAKGIGLTIDTLGLVPNTKMRQQLSCIAEATGGTYTSVEHTDELTDKVNQLVDRAADPVVTPVAVEGADACAKAPAVKSGLYTDREEFGQHRWYRVDVPAGSELRASVSVAADRRVDRDYGVTLRAVTSHGREIVRGESTGDGRTDVMSAGLRHPSAESDDDSGDEAATETVCLQVANSFSAAPGVKTTPGLPLELTVDVVDGPGTSSDVASFGLGRGWWLLGALVLTGFLAGVLWGWVSRWRITVWRTN